A genomic region of Scomber japonicus isolate fScoJap1 chromosome 5, fScoJap1.pri, whole genome shotgun sequence contains the following coding sequences:
- the LOC128359481 gene encoding transcription factor Adf-1-like: MEDKLIIAVTAHPVLYDTSCLLYRDRYKKEQAWSKVSEVAGLPVDVCRRKWKSLRDTYMRERRKVTETRSGSAAGTAKKWKYFAVLSFLDPFVAPRETSGNMGAGVEEDGAVEYSVGSMEDEGETAGPSGITIGAQADSDIEPESAGAPPDDGPAVSPAAVSAASPAASVPRATKRSRKRAREEENSADSNNRRAELETLVLDTLNGLKQQAQPAPQPPPSEDELFLKSLVPSLERLSPQRKAYVKFQIHKLIYEASTVVLNLEPAE, encoded by the exons ATGGAGGACAAATTGATTATTGCCGTTACAGCTCACCCCGTGCTTTACGACACGTCCTGTCTCCTTTACCGGGATCGGTATAAAAAGGAGCAGGCGTGGAGTAAAGTAAGCGAGGTGGCTGGATTACCTG TTGATGTGTGTCGCAGGAAATGGAAGAGCCTCAGGGACACTTatatgagggagaggaggaaggtgacAGAGACGAGGAGTGGGTCAGCAGCAGGGACAGCGAAGAAGTGGAAGTACTTCGCGGTCCTGTCTTTCCTCGACCCCTTTGTTGCCCCCCGTGAAACAAGCGGGAACATGGGGGCAGGGGTCGAGGAAGATGGGGCCGTGGAGTACAGCGTAGGGTCCATGGAGGACGAGGGAGAGACAGCAGGCCCATCAGGGATTACCATCGGAG CCCAAGCAGATTCTGACATTGAGCCAGAGTCTGCTGGTGCTCCCCCTGATGATGGTCCAGCTGTCTCTCCCgctgctgtctctgctgcttcccCTGCTGCTTCAGTGCCAAGAG CGACAAAGAGGTCCAGGAAGAGagccagggaggaggaaaaCTCCGCCGACTCCAACAACAGACGGGCGGAGTTGGAGACTCTCGTCCTGGACACCCTGAACGGCCTGAAGCAGCAAGCTCAACCTGCTCCCCAGCCTCCcccctcagaggatgaattATTCCTCAAAAGCCTGGTTCCTTCCCTGGAGAGGTTGTCACCCCAAAGGAAGGCATACGTTAAATTTCAAATTCATAAACTTATTTATGAAGCCAGCACTGTTGTGCTCAATTTGGAACCTGCCGAGTAG